TGCACTAGCAATTAGACCAATGGACGACTTGTGGGGAACTGATTCTCTCTGCAAGCACGATTAAGATGCTATGCTGTATGCTTCATTTTATAGTATCATGTTCTGTTCtgttatgataaaatgatgaGACATGTGCTTGTTGATGCTATGATGTGTAAAGGTGTTAAAATGTTGAGATTCTGTGGTCCCTTCGGGTTCTCGTTGATGGGATGATTGAGAAGGCTGAACTACATTATCATTTCAGTTGCTTCGTGTATTAATGTGTTGTTATTTCTTGAAATAGGTCCGAAAGAATTCACTCAAGTCTTTTACAGTCTTCAGAGCTGGAGGGTCAGTCTTTAATCCGATCTCACTACTCTTACACTACCATTTAGATGTCTCTGTTTGCATCTGATCCAGTCAAATTTTCACTCGCGCAGGCAATATTTGAGAGATTCGACAGGGACAGAAGCGGCAAGATTGACACAAACGAGCTGAGGGAGGCCCTCCTCAGTCTCGGATTCTCAGTGTCACCGGTGGTTCTGGAGTTGCTGGTCTCCAAGTTTGACAAAAGTGGTGGCAAGAACAAGGCCATTGAATACGACAATTTCATCGAGTATGTTGGTCCCTTTGCTTTCATTTCATTAACAATTCTACTGTTTTCACTTTACTGATTTTCttaccttttctctctccctccctcTAAACCAGGTGCTGTCTCACTGTGAAGGTGAGCAATTTAGTGTTAAATGTTTGGCTCGATTCGCTCCAAGGCGGTTTGGTAAAGCGGTGCTAACGTTGAATGTGTTTTGTGCAGGGACTGACTGAGAAATTCAAGGAGAAGGATACCTCATTCTCTGGTTCAGCAACTTTCACCTACGAATCCTTCATGTTAACTGTTTTACCTTTCCTTATTGCTTAGGAGAATGCAGCTTATGTCGTTTCTGCTATCTTCGTCGAATTTGGAATCTAAATCTtttgtgttgatgttttttaCTTTCATAAACGGCCGTAGCGTTACATAGCTGTTATTTGCGTTGTAATATGTCTATTATCTAGTTTTAAAACAGTGTAATTTTCTGCTGTTtgtgaaaatttatgaatcaCGTGCTTCAAGTGTTTGATTAGAAGCTTTCAAATTTCAGTCAATAATTTATCATCATGTGAGTTGGTATTTTGTCACTACCTGTGCCAATGTAGTCGCAAGAAAAAACCCAAGGTAGGAGttaggaattaattaatagtaagtCAATGTGTTAGGTGGCCAAAACCATCAACTTTAAAAAGCAACtgtaaatagtactagtagtttTCTTACTTGGTGAACTgtattagtagtaattgacTGTGTAGTAACCAAGTCCAGGCATTAACGTCAGCAAACATTCTGTTTACTTTGTAGAAGCATCGATGTTATAACTCCATATTAATTGTTGAAGATGTAAAACTTTGTAAAGATGCGGAGAGACACATAAAATGAGAAAGctacattaaatataaatataattttattattgatggaTGTTCTTTATTAGTTCAGACAGcatttgtatatatacaaatgacTGAATGAGAATAGCAGAGTAATGCATGCATGCGACTATAGTGTATAACTCTCTAACTGTTATATTAGCTGGCAAACTAACTTGAACTCTCAGCTGCAAGTTTGTTGGAGTCGGTTGGAGGAGTTGATCACTGACTGAAGCAAATGCATAATACATTGTGTTGAcgaataggagtattattttctttgtattcATTAACTTTACGGTAAATGGCCAAACAATTCatgaaatttggtcaaattctggtctattccataactttaaaaaatgattatatcattattttgatatttttctcaattgtcttatagcaaaatatttcattatgttactatttctaatttatcaacatacatacatatgtaaaaattaaaaacacaattGAATAAATGTATTAAGTGACGTCGATTAAATAGTCAAATGTTTTGTTTGCATGATATTTTTCGCTTGCCAAAAGCATACACAATTCTCCCAAAATCATATACTATGGGACATAATTggccatttttaaaaattgcgGGATAGACCAGAATTTTACCATACTTCATACTATTTATTTTGCCTATTTACTCTTAACGTTAACCATACTCTAATATAGAGGATTTGCCCTAACTAAATTGTGAAggatatcaatatattttcttgtagCTATAATTTGCATATTGAGAATATTATTCTTTCCTAATACTAACATTTGTTTCGCTTATTAGGGGTTAATTACACTGACCTTTCGAAATTAGGGGTTAATTTCGCTGACCTTTCAGAATATGAGATCGAAGCGTGcgtattttttagaaaaagggatttctgatttttttttatttttttttctattcttttttccTATTATTTATAAGTGGACTAAACTACCCTTCTCATATTTTCACATAAACTCTAATAAATCAGCCGATCATTTCCGAGATTTGTCAATCTTTGGAATATATATCTtctcttttaatattttccttatacaatgatataaaaataataaaatattgatttgaatatcttCTCTTTTCCATATTGCCTTTGTGCGTGAACTATTCTAAATAACAATTTTGTTcactaaataatttatcatcattACTCCTATTTACTAATAAGCTATGTGAAAAAGTAGACAATATTTAATCGTACACCATCCTGAATCATTTACTTTGCTAatgagtatttcttttttaaaaatccaaaaaaaacatgtttatatattaaagCAACCATCAAAACTCCTCTTCCACAACTACTTCCACAAAAGTATGGATTCACAAAATCATAGTTTCACAAAATACTTCCACAAAAACATAGATCATCCACAAAATACTTCCACAAAAGCATAGGTCATCCAAGAACATGTTCTTCAAAAGCTTAGTTCCTCAAAATACATTATCACTAAATTAACTTCCTAGAAGTGAGTTTCTTCTTCGTACGTCTTTTTATTGGTACGTCTTCTAGGTTTAGGCTTTCCTCCACCTCCATGCTACAATTCACTTGGCtgaaaatatttgatattaatgtcaatttataaaaaaaaaagttggctCAATGTAACaattatacatatttaattctttatacCTCATCGGTTCATCAACCACCCCCTGCCTTTGACATGTACTAGCATGCATCCCACCTAAAGGTCGTCCCTTTGCACGGCTCTTCCTGCAACTCAAGtaagcaaaacaaaaataagattgagataataaaatgaagaggAGATGCAATCCAAATAATTACCTTTTCTTTGCTCCATTAAAGACACATTTAGCTAATGACTCCCTATGAAGTATAACCAAACTCTTTGCATTGCTTACATTAGACCTGCCACATTCCTTTTGTTCTATATTTGTTTCCTTTGCCTTCCAAGCATCCAGATACCCACTGTTTCATCTGTCTACCGGGAGCTCTTTTTTTCAAAGGAGGTAACACCTTGAATCCAAGGCTTATGCTAGGCCACTGAGGCTTGTCGGGAAATGGGCTAATTACCCATGTATATGCTAGCTTAAAGAGACTCACTGGAAAGtaaggatttttattttaggatttCTACGTGAAGTTATCACTCTAATGCATGTGGGCATGGTTTCCCTGAGACTTGTCACTCCTTGCATGAGCAAGTGTGTTGTGCAAGATTCACAACATGTCTAAGTACCTTGTGTCTATCTGTGATCTCAGTTACCTCTGCCTCACCCATACCACCTACTTTGACCTTCAAGTTGCCCAATTGTCTACTAAGAACATTGAGATGGTGAACAACAATTGGAAGCATGGTGTGGCCTTCCAATCTTTCACCTATATCTCTCCTCCTTGCATAGAGCTCCATGAACTTTGATCTCAGACTGTCAACTAGCTCGGCTATTGGAAGGTCCTTAAGGTCCTTTACCCAGTTGTTCCATACTTCTGCAATATTGTTTGTAatatagtcacattttatgTCTTCGGAAAATTTGCTCCTTATCCAAAATAGGTTGTGATATGTCTCTAAGAATGGTTGCACCCTATCATTTGCTTCGTACATCTTGTGCATTAGCTTTTCATGATAAATTGGACAAAATGTCCTAGCTGCAGGATACATGTGTCCAAAAATTGGACCTTGAAACCTCTTAGAAAATTTTTTCATCAAGTGGATAAAACACTCTCTATGCTCTGCCCATGGAAACACCGCCTTCACAGCATTCTCCAACCCCTTGCATGCATCTGAGCAAATAGCTAAATGAGGTGGACTTCCAATTGCCCTCTTTAGCTGCTCCATAAACCAAATCCATTCTTCATTGGTCTCACTTTCAAACAACCCAAAAGCAAGTGGAAATATCCAGTTGTGCCTATCTAATGCAGTAGCTGAAGCTAGTTGTCCATTCCATCTACCATTAAGAGCTGTTGCATCTACACTTAAATATGGCCTACACCCATTTAGGAAGCCATTAATACTAGGTTTgaagcaacaaaaaaatcttTGAAAATACACCCCGTCTTCGGTCTCTTTCCCTATCTCAACCACACTCCGTGGCATTTAAGCTCAACCATTGCCTTAAAGTTAAACAAATTCCCAAAACTGTCCTCCCATGTTCCATACAAATTTTCACATGCAATTTGCATACCGGCATATATAGTAGAATAATGAATTGTGGTGACATACTTCTCCTGCAACTCATTTTGCAACTTTATTGCTCCCATGTTTGGATCTTTCTTTAAAAAAGGGATTGCCTTTTCTCCAACCCAATGATATGATGCCATCTTGGTCCTTACTCTGCCAGTGGATGAATGAAAAAGCTCACCTTTATTCAAACAAACATGTCCCAGGGACACAAAATATTAGTTACAAAATGCacatattattaaaatgatcaaatatatTAGTTACATCAATAGTACATATTATTAACAAGTTAGCATATTATATCTTGACatgcttttcatttttcatccaCCTAGCAACAATTGATCATGGACAACTCTCAACTTTGCAAAAGCCCCTGAACAAATTTGGGTTGGATTTCTCTGTTCCTAGTTCAAACTGAGTCTTTATAGCATGTTGCTTCACTGCTTTCCTAACATCATTCATATTTGTGTATATGGTTCCAACATCCATCGGAGGGTCATCcatatcataaaatacattCTCTTCATTAGGAATACGGTCATCAACTGGTATGTCCGTTACCTCATCAACAATTAGACCATAATTCATTCCATCTACTGCTGTATCACTAGGTTTCTCTAAGGTTAGACCAACAAATGCAAACATTGTTTCTTCATCCATCAAGCTCTCAGGAGCACCGATATGTGATTTTTCAAGTGGAGTAATTTCTATACTGTCCCAGTTAATAATATCAATTTCATCCATGTGATCCATCCTaccgaataataaaagaattatatatccaaatttttaattatacaaaattccaaacaaatatatatgtacaaacaaatgtatatatgtatgtattcTACTCTTGCACAAACAAACGCATTTATATATAGATGTATTATGCTCTAGCACAAAATCTCATATAAATGTATGTTAAATTTTTCAATTGCGTAAGCAAGTAAGTGattttaaaatgcaaataaatttaaacttattAGCTATAACACTATTTTAACGTATGTATATACACATGTATTCTTCACTTTTTGAGGCAgtttatatgtgtatatggaatatatattgaacaaaaaaatgatatatgtaCACTGTATATGTGGacaaacacaataaatattcatatacGTATATTGCATATGCATCGAACACAGAAAATATGaatacatgtatttataggtTTCTTACAGAATCACAATTATTTTGGATTGAAGAGACGGCGGGAAGTGAAGGGTGGAGATGGAGGCGGCGAACGGCGGAGGCGCCCGTCGAGGAGGGTGGAGACGGGTCTGGAGTAAGGAAAAGAAGCAGCAAAGGATGGAGAGTGGAGGCACGATAGAAGAAATAGGTGGAGGCAAGTCTGGTTTTCTAGAGTAAAGAGATGAGAGTTAGGCGTCTCTCAACTGAAACGTGATTCTGTTTGATTTATTAGAATACAcggaaaaaatatgaaaggtgattatgttgatttattaaaatttagatgAAAATATAAAGAGGGTAGTTTAGTCCACTTATAAATGatgggaaataaataataggaaaaaaaaaatagaaaaaggataaaaaaataaaaaatccttTGTTCTGAAAAATACGCACGCCTCGATCTCATATTCTGAAAGGTCAGCGAAATTAATCCCTAATTTCGAAAGATCAGCATAATTAACCCCTTATAACGAAATTTCTCCCTTCAAGTTGAGCGATAACATCTCCGATATTGAACTTGCCAAGTACATTCCAACATTTCATTTATGCTTTAGCTTTCATaaattagcaaaaaaaaaaataaatgcaaaccGAACATATGTGTAGTGCAAAATATAGTCTGTTGTAATGCAAATATTGTGGTGAGCGAAATAAGATAATgctataataatactatttattaagaaaataatactcctcaTATCTACCGAAACTTATGAAGAATTGATACTAACCATGTGTTTATATGATTACTAGCAAAAAATTACTCCTCCCATTATATGTTAACATagtcattattttatattgaaaagttcaatataattgaatcatttctacttttagcaaaaagtaatCCTTCCTCttacttcattcatttttcatttcttactttattcactatctacttaacacactattcttaaatttcttgccgaaaaaaatgtctcaattAACGTAGAATGAAGAGAGTATAATTTAGAGTTAGAGAGAAACGAAAATATCTTGCATGCCAAACGACTATACGTAATGCATTACAATTTGTTATGATGCAATATTGTTgcgaatgaaataaaatactacaatATCATAACAATAGGGGATTGCAAATTGTTGTTATGATGCACATATGTCACGATAAatcaaggaaaaaaaaagataatttacCTTATGGATTATCGTAAATCAAGACTTACCTTCAGCATTTTAAACTAAATAGCATAACGATAGGGGATTTAGTAAATCACTTTTTCTAAGAATACATACGCTTTATCGTAACAGATTTTgctcataaaaattaaatataggaCGTCCAtgtaaaacatgaaaaaaagaatGTACGTATTAAATCATAtgattcattcattcatataaATGTCAAAAATCTGAATTatcatgaataaaataatttatcgtcaatcataaaaaaaggaaaaaaagaaagaagaaaacttACTTTATgcattacaaaataaatgagtAAGATTAATTAGATTACATCAATACGAAAACGCAATGATCAAGAACCCAGGCCCAGACCGAAGCCCAATTCACTTCGTTACGAAAAAtacaaatccaattaattaattattttaattcttaaaaaCCTAGTTCCTAAACCAGAAAGAATTCCGGCATCCCAGCGCCTCTCACAGTCAGTTAATCGGAAACAATGGCGTCGAAGTTCGACCTGACGCCGCGGATAGCGCCCAATCTGGATAGGCATCTGGTTTTCCCGCTGCTCGAGTTCTTGCAAGAGAGAGGATTGTATCCTGAGGAAGATATCTTAAAGGCGAAGATTGAGCTTCTCAACCACACTAATATGGTAGATTACGCCATGGATATTCACAAATCTCTCTACCGCTCGGAAGATGTTCCCCAGggtgtgtattttttttttcttctgtttttCCTGAAAATTTGGATTCTAAGGTGTTGTTGGGAATACGTCTGTGGTGTGCATTTGATTGGTTGGTGCAATGAAGGATTTCGATTTGATCATTTCGGTACCAAATTGTCGTATGTTAGGGATGTAATTCCAGTTATTTTAGGGTTTTGGCTTTCCAGGTTTTCCAATTGCTCATTTCCATTGGTGAAATCCAGTGTTGTGTTATGTGTGGATTTAGATTTGCTAGTGTTGATCGTGTGAATGTTGATATGTTTATGTGCGCTCATTCTTCCACTTGTGTTAAAATCTTTGTATTTCTTGCTGTTGGTTTACTTTAGACATGATCGATAGGAGAGCCGAGGTGGTCGGTAGGCTGAAGGCGTTGGAAGACGGGGCTGCTCCTTTGATTGGATTTCTGCAGAATCCTCAAGCAGTGCAGGAATTAAGGGCTGACAAACAGTACAATTTACAGATGCTTAACGAGCGCTATCAGGTTGAGTCTCCTTCATTTTAGAAACTTCATGATCATCTCTCTTTTCAGAAGAGTGATATGTGATTTTTCATACTTGTAGATGCGGTTTACTTGCAAGTTGTATTTGATAGGCTTGTGGAGACTTCTTCATTGCCTGTTACATTTATTGATAAATCTATGTTTTTTGGTTGTATCCCAGATTGGCCCTGAGCAGATTGATGCATTGTACGATTATGccaaatttcaatttgaatgTGGTAACTACTCTGGTGCTGCGGATTATCTGTATCAGTACAGAGCCTTGTGTACCAACAATGACAAAAGTTTGAGTGCATTATGGGGAAAGTTGGCAGCAGAGGTCCTGATGCAAAATTGGGATATTGCACTGGAGGAGCTTAACCATTTGAAGGAAATCATTGACTCCAAGGTTGTTTGGTGCACATATTGTGACTTTATGGttgtttatttgtgtttttaaaaatctaatcaGTATGTCTTTGCAGAATTTCTCTTCCCCCCTGAATCAAGTCCAAAATAGAATATGGTTAATGCACTGGAGTctattcatcttcttcaaccatgATAATGGAAGAACTCAGATTATTGACTTGTTTAATCAAGACAAGTATGTTTCTTAACTTTTTGTTCTTTTAGATGTTTCTGTGTGCAGTCTGCCATTTGATGATACTTCATTTCTGTTTTCGAAAAACTTTCATCTTTCCCAATGAAGTTGAAGAAGGGGAACACTAAATTGTAATCAACTACCTACTTACTTGTAGGTATCTGAATGCCATTCAAACAAATGCACCCCACCTTTTACGGTACCTGGCTACTGCCTTCATTGTGAACAAAAGGAGAAGGCCACAGTTTAAGGAATTCATAAAGGTTATCCAGCAAGAGCAGTACTCTCATGATGATCCCATTATAGAGTTTCTGGCTTGCATCTACGTCAACTATGACTTTGATGGAGCtcagaagaaaatgaaagagtgTGAAGAAGTAAATTTTCTCAACTCCAAAAGCTCCTCATTCATGTCTATGGTGTGATcctttgaatatatattagtaatttttaaaactgtATGATTGTGCAGGCTATATTGAACGACCCATTTCTTGGAAAAAGAATCGAAGAGGGAAATTTCACAACTGTACCTCTGAGAGATGAATTTCTTGAAAATGCTCGCCTCTTCATCTTTGAGACCTACTGCCGCATTCATCAGCGCATCGATATGGGGTATGTACCTGAAATTGTTCTCtaactattactattttttcttcctgtTCTTCAAATGAATAGCCACACTAA
The nucleotide sequence above comes from Salvia hispanica cultivar TCC Black 2014 chromosome 5, UniMelb_Shisp_WGS_1.0, whole genome shotgun sequence. Encoded proteins:
- the LOC125186361 gene encoding eukaryotic translation initiation factor 3 subunit E-like — protein: MASKFDLTPRIAPNLDRHLVFPLLEFLQERGLYPEEDILKAKIELLNHTNMVDYAMDIHKSLYRSEDVPQDMIDRRAEVVGRLKALEDGAAPLIGFLQNPQAVQELRADKQYNLQMLNERYQIGPEQIDALYDYAKFQFECGNYSGAADYLYQYRALCTNNDKSLSALWGKLAAEVLMQNWDIALEELNHLKEIIDSKNFSSPLNQVQNRIWLMHWSLFIFFNHDNGRTQIIDLFNQDKYLNAIQTNAPHLLRYLATAFIVNKRRRPQFKEFIKVIQQEQYSHDDPIIEFLACIYVNYDFDGAQKKMKECEEAILNDPFLGKRIEEGNFTTVPLRDEFLENARLFIFETYCRIHQRIDMGVLAEKLNLNYEEAERWIVNLIRTSKLEARIDSKLGTIIMEPNDTSVYEQLINHTTALSNRTYKIVHQLLENAPPQTAR
- the LOC125189528 gene encoding uncharacterized protein LOC125189528 — its product is MASYHWVGEKAIPFLKKDPNMGAIKLQNELQEKYVTTIHYSTIYAGMQIACENLYGTWEDSFGNLFNFKAMVELKCHGVWPYLSVDATALNGRWNGQLASATALDRHNWIFPLAFGLFESETNEEWIWFMEQLKRAIGSPPHLAICSDACKGLENAVKAVFPWAEHRECFIHLMKKFSKRFQGPIFGHMYPAARTFCPIYHEKLMHKMYEANDRVQPFLETYHNLFWIRSKFSEDIKCDYITNNIAEVWNNWVKDLKDLPIAELVDSLRSKFMELYARRRDIGERLEGHTMLPIVVHHLNVLSRQLGNLKVKVGGMGEAEVTEITDRHKVLRHVVNLAQHTCSCKE